One genomic window of Hyperolius riggenbachi isolate aHypRig1 chromosome 7, aHypRig1.pri, whole genome shotgun sequence includes the following:
- the UBE2T gene encoding ubiquitin-conjugating enzyme E2 T has product MQRQSRLKRELLLLSTEPPAGVSCWQAGERTDELRAQVVGAAGSPYEGGVFSLEVTVPERYPFEPPRLRFLTPIYHPNIDSAGRICLDILKLPPGGAWRPALSLSSVLTSVQLLMSEPNPEDPLMADIAQEYKYEPTAYSATARSWTQKHAVPRPSTQGPAQEEPQRSKLQGPAQEEPQLNKTKGHAQEEPQLNKPQVHAQEEPHPAKKPCREEDVTRGLSD; this is encoded by the coding sequence ATGCAGCGGCAGTCGCGGCTGAAGCGggagctcctcctcctcagcacggAGCCGCCGGCGGGGGTGAGCTGCTGGCAGGCCGGGGAGCGGACGGACGAGCTGCGGGCTCAGGTGGTGGGGGCGGCCGGCTCGCCGTACGAGGGCGGGGTGTTCAGCCTGGAGGTCACCGTGCCGGAGCGCTATCCCTTCGAGCCGCCCCGGCTGCGCTTCCTCACCCCCATCTACCACCCCAACATCGACtccgccggccgcatctgccTGGACATCCTCAAGCTGCCGCCAGGGGGCGCCTGGAGACCCGCCCTGAGCCTGTCCTCTGTGCTCACCTCTGTGCAGCTGCTGATGAGTGAGCCCAACCCGGAGGACCCCCTCATGGCTGACATCGCACAAGAGTACAAGTATGAGCCGACCGCCTACAGCGCCACCGCGCGGAGCTGGACGCAGAAGCATGCGGTGCCCCGCCCATCAACCCAGGGACCCGCTCAGGAGGAGCCGCAGCGGAGCAAACTGCAGGGCCCCGCCCAGGAGGAGCCACAGTTGAACAAAACCAAGGGGCACGCCCAGGAGGAGCCACAGCTGAATAAACCCCAGGTGCACGCCCAGGAGGAGCCGCACCCAGCCAAGAAGCCCTGCAGGGAGGAGGATGTCACCAGAGGGCTGAGTGACTAG